A genomic segment from Gracilimonas sediminicola encodes:
- a CDS encoding TonB-dependent receptor family protein, translating into MHIKSSAVLLLSLISSFPSQLYARQDLDTLKADLGDIVVVGYEGNRSLMETPGAITNVKPELIGGFDEGSLLYGLNTVPGVRIEQRAPGSYRVAIRGSSLRAPFGVRNVKVYWNGIPFTEPSGSTFLNLLDVINMQEVEVIKGPAGSIYGAGNGGALLLESRQSNQNEVGAGLMLGSYGLQRYTAYAQNQFDEGSLRFNYSNQHADGYRDQTFFNRQTAELSGRFQLNDRQIIKTSFLYSDLNYGIPGGLTLEQYQNDPSQARPGNPFVLGSVESNASIDQQSFLAGISHDVQITDDISNLTNVYGTFSAFENPFNLDYKKDSRKSGGGRTRFYFDTDIGEVRTRFTVGGEFQAANYAARNFENDTSKVGALNFDDEIKIESSLLFFNTEMDLPADFYLTAGLSYNRLEYSLNRLVSNLPGDTTGLARKTFDPEIIPRIGLLKKFSPALSLHGSISYGFSPPTIEEFRTNEGSIALDLEAEQGTNFEVGARGTVVSARFTYDVTAFYFKLEETIVQQQSDRNSTVIFRNAGATDQYGVELAANWQMIRNPAAFLQQLDWSLSYTYHDFEFVNYVKDGNDYSGNKLTGVAPHTVVSAITAGTEPGFYGNLSYNFTDEIPLNDANSVYSNPYHLVQTKVGFKKELIDNWTFDFFVGIDNLLDEKYSLGNDLNAFGERYYQPAAPRNWFGGVKVNVEF; encoded by the coding sequence ATGCACATAAAATCATCAGCGGTTCTTTTACTTTCTCTCATTTCATCATTCCCAAGTCAGCTTTATGCCCGCCAGGATTTAGATACTCTCAAAGCCGATCTCGGAGATATTGTAGTAGTTGGCTATGAGGGGAACCGAAGCCTGATGGAGACACCCGGAGCCATCACCAATGTGAAGCCCGAACTTATCGGTGGATTTGATGAGGGATCTTTGCTGTATGGCTTGAATACGGTGCCCGGCGTACGGATTGAACAGCGCGCCCCGGGAAGTTACCGGGTAGCCATTCGGGGAAGTTCCCTGCGTGCTCCTTTTGGAGTCCGGAATGTGAAAGTCTACTGGAACGGTATTCCTTTTACGGAGCCTTCCGGAAGCACTTTCCTGAATCTTTTGGATGTGATTAATATGCAGGAAGTGGAAGTGATTAAAGGTCCGGCCGGCAGTATTTACGGAGCCGGAAACGGAGGAGCTCTTTTGCTGGAAAGCCGGCAGTCGAATCAAAATGAGGTGGGAGCAGGCTTGATGCTGGGTTCATACGGATTGCAGCGTTATACGGCTTATGCCCAAAATCAATTTGATGAAGGAAGCCTTCGTTTCAACTATTCCAATCAGCATGCGGACGGATACCGGGATCAGACGTTTTTCAACAGGCAGACGGCTGAGCTTTCCGGACGCTTTCAGCTGAATGACAGGCAGATCATTAAGACCAGTTTCCTGTATTCGGATCTGAACTACGGAATTCCGGGAGGATTGACGCTGGAGCAATATCAAAATGATCCGAGTCAGGCCCGGCCGGGCAATCCCTTTGTACTGGGAAGTGTAGAGTCGAATGCGAGTATTGATCAGCAATCTTTTTTAGCGGGCATTAGTCATGATGTGCAGATCACCGATGACATTTCAAATCTGACTAATGTGTATGGAACTTTCAGTGCCTTTGAAAATCCCTTCAATCTGGATTACAAAAAAGACAGCCGGAAATCGGGCGGGGGACGAACCCGCTTTTACTTTGACACAGATATCGGGGAGGTGAGAACGCGGTTTACGGTTGGGGGTGAATTTCAGGCGGCTAATTATGCGGCCCGAAATTTTGAAAATGACACCAGCAAAGTGGGCGCGTTAAACTTTGACGATGAAATTAAGATTGAATCTTCGTTGCTGTTCTTCAATACTGAAATGGACCTGCCCGCTGACTTTTATCTCACGGCCGGACTCAGTTACAACCGGCTGGAATACAGTTTGAACCGACTGGTATCAAATCTTCCCGGTGATACCACCGGCCTTGCGCGTAAAACTTTTGATCCGGAAATCATCCCAAGAATTGGGTTGCTGAAGAAATTCAGCCCGGCGCTTTCCCTGCATGGGAGTATCAGCTATGGATTCTCGCCCCCAACCATCGAAGAGTTCAGAACCAATGAAGGCAGCATTGCTTTAGATTTAGAAGCGGAACAGGGAACCAATTTTGAAGTTGGGGCCCGTGGTACCGTTGTTAGCGCACGCTTTACCTACGATGTTACAGCTTTCTATTTCAAGCTGGAAGAAACCATTGTACAGCAGCAGTCGGATCGTAATTCAACCGTTATTTTTAGAAATGCCGGGGCCACCGATCAGTATGGGGTGGAGCTGGCTGCAAACTGGCAAATGATTCGAAATCCGGCGGCCTTTCTCCAGCAACTTGATTGGAGCCTGTCGTACACCTACCACGATTTTGAATTTGTGAACTACGTGAAAGACGGAAATGATTATTCTGGCAATAAACTGACGGGAGTTGCTCCACATACCGTTGTGTCAGCGATAACAGCCGGAACGGAACCCGGCTTCTACGGGAACCTGTCCTATAACTTCACCGATGAAATCCCCCTTAATGATGCCAATTCCGTGTATTCCAACCCTTATCACCTGGTGCAGACCAAAGTAGGTTTCAAAAAGGAACTCATCGACAACTGGACCTTCGATTTCTTTGTGGGGATAGACAATCTGCTGGATGAAAAGTATAGCCTGGGTAACGACCTGAATGCTTTTGGAGAACGCTACTACCAGCCGGCCGCTCCCCGAAATTGGTTTGGCGGGGTGAAGGTGAATGTTGAATTTTAG
- the murI gene encoding glutamate racemase: MQDLKNAPIGIFDSGIGGLTVAKAVIDALPNEDIIYFGDTARVPYGIKSEETVRSYALEITHFLLKRGVKMILIACNTVSASAKEEIIQAAGDIPVLDVITAGTKNAVSLPKHNHVGVIGTLATVNSQAYSKSIHAYDPTITVTQQACPILVPLAEEGWIDNDVALQTLHHYLDHFDESGIQSLILGCTHYPLFKDIIPKVLKDGNIEIIDSAESIAESAKTKLSELGLLNESGGEFRCYVSDRPQRFHELAERFLGRSLNGVEVVSLG; encoded by the coding sequence TTGCAAGATTTAAAGAACGCACCCATTGGAATTTTTGACTCAGGTATTGGCGGACTTACCGTAGCCAAGGCCGTGATTGATGCTTTACCCAACGAAGATATCATTTATTTCGGTGATACAGCCCGGGTTCCTTATGGTATCAAATCGGAAGAAACCGTACGTTCCTATGCTCTTGAAATTACCCATTTTTTATTGAAGCGTGGTGTGAAGATGATTCTGATTGCCTGTAATACGGTTTCAGCCTCAGCCAAGGAAGAGATTATACAGGCTGCCGGCGACATCCCCGTATTAGATGTGATAACTGCCGGTACTAAAAATGCGGTTTCTCTGCCAAAGCATAATCACGTAGGAGTGATTGGCACATTAGCCACCGTTAACTCTCAGGCGTATTCCAAGTCCATTCATGCTTATGACCCAACCATAACGGTAACGCAACAAGCTTGCCCTATTTTAGTCCCATTGGCCGAGGAAGGCTGGATTGATAACGATGTGGCCCTGCAGACTTTACATCACTACCTGGATCATTTTGATGAAAGCGGTATCCAATCTCTTATTTTGGGATGCACGCATTACCCGCTGTTTAAAGACATTATCCCAAAGGTTCTGAAGGATGGAAACATTGAAATTATTGACTCGGCAGAATCTATCGCAGAATCGGCAAAAACTAAACTGAGTGAATTAGGTTTGCTGAATGAATCCGGTGGAGAGTTCCGTTGCTACGTGAGCGATCGCCCCCAGCGTTTTCATGAACTGGCCGAACGGTTTTTAGGCCGCAGCCTGAACGGTGTTGAAGTTGTAAGTTTGGGGTGA
- a CDS encoding OPT family oligopeptide transporter has product MSKKGFTPFVSAEDDLPQITVKAVVLGFVLSAILAGANAYLGLKVGMTVSASIPAAVISMAVLKLFKESNILENNIVQTAASAGESLAAGVIFTLPALILLKYWLDFPFMETAAIAMFGGILGVLFTIPLRRALIVESELQFPEGVATGEVLKAGTEGGAGIKTIIQAGIAAALFKLSQTGLKVFAGSVGGSVKAGKSIFGMGADLSVALLAVGYIVGLNIAVLIFAGGLISWLFGIPIYMAVTSPEEISAIVGAAEGYDAALAIWSQKIRYLGVGAMVVGGVWALISLAKPLVDGIKSSMVAVKELKNNGSGNIPRTELDTPINIVVWGILGLSIPIFIVFMYVIDIDHLAVSGGAYWTAITFGVVFSLFAGFLFSSVAGYMAGLVGSSNNPISGVTIATVLATSLCLLAILGSQVDFTADMEKATTAAAAAIIVGAMIACAAALAGDNLQDLKAGQLVGATPYKQQIMQVVGVVAAALVIAPILSLLFNAYGLGGVFPREGMNPEEMLTAPQATLMQSVAEGVFARNLEWGMIIIGGLIAVAIIILDQILKRKGTEFRTPVLAVAVGIYLPVELSVPIFLGGMIAWTAARFVRNRAIENGESPEEAETTAERKGLLFSSGLITGEALIGIILAIPFALFESTDALRLMPEGFGWLTDVLGVGAAVCFMIWLYKVAVKKGE; this is encoded by the coding sequence ATGAGTAAGAAAGGATTTACCCCGTTTGTTTCTGCCGAAGACGACCTCCCCCAAATTACCGTGAAAGCCGTTGTGTTGGGCTTTGTTTTATCAGCAATCCTGGCCGGCGCCAATGCTTATTTGGGCCTAAAAGTAGGAATGACGGTGTCCGCTTCTATTCCCGCAGCCGTTATTTCGATGGCGGTATTGAAGCTGTTCAAAGAGTCTAATATCCTCGAAAACAATATCGTGCAAACGGCTGCATCGGCAGGGGAATCGCTGGCGGCAGGGGTTATTTTCACACTTCCGGCATTGATTTTACTTAAATACTGGCTGGATTTTCCATTCATGGAAACAGCAGCCATCGCGATGTTTGGAGGAATTTTGGGGGTTCTGTTCACCATTCCGCTACGCCGGGCTTTAATTGTGGAAAGCGAACTACAGTTTCCGGAAGGGGTGGCTACGGGTGAGGTTCTGAAAGCAGGAACCGAAGGCGGAGCCGGAATTAAAACGATTATTCAAGCAGGTATTGCCGCTGCATTGTTTAAGCTTAGCCAAACCGGGTTAAAGGTTTTTGCAGGATCTGTAGGCGGTTCGGTTAAAGCCGGAAAGTCTATTTTTGGGATGGGTGCCGATTTATCTGTAGCGCTCCTTGCAGTGGGTTATATCGTTGGATTGAATATCGCCGTACTGATTTTTGCAGGAGGTTTGATTTCCTGGCTGTTTGGAATCCCGATTTATATGGCAGTTACAAGCCCGGAAGAAATTTCAGCTATAGTGGGTGCTGCTGAAGGCTATGATGCCGCACTTGCCATCTGGAGTCAGAAAATTCGATACCTGGGTGTAGGCGCTATGGTTGTTGGTGGTGTATGGGCTCTTATTTCTTTGGCCAAGCCACTGGTGGATGGGATTAAATCTTCCATGGTAGCAGTGAAGGAGTTGAAAAATAATGGCAGCGGGAATATCCCCCGGACAGAGTTGGATACTCCAATCAATATTGTTGTGTGGGGAATTTTAGGGTTATCCATCCCGATTTTTATTGTGTTTATGTACGTGATTGATATCGATCACCTGGCTGTGAGCGGGGGAGCTTATTGGACGGCTATTACATTCGGAGTGGTGTTTTCACTGTTTGCAGGATTTTTGTTTTCATCGGTCGCCGGATACATGGCCGGTTTGGTTGGCTCGTCCAATAACCCGATTTCAGGAGTGACTATTGCTACTGTTCTTGCTACTTCTCTGTGTTTGCTGGCGATTTTGGGAAGTCAGGTTGATTTTACCGCGGATATGGAAAAAGCAACCACTGCTGCCGCTGCAGCGATTATTGTTGGTGCCATGATTGCTTGTGCTGCGGCTCTTGCGGGTGATAACCTGCAGGATTTAAAAGCCGGCCAGCTGGTGGGAGCTACTCCTTACAAACAACAGATTATGCAGGTAGTGGGTGTGGTAGCAGCCGCTTTGGTGATTGCACCTATACTCAGTCTCTTGTTTAATGCCTATGGTTTGGGCGGTGTTTTCCCGCGGGAGGGAATGAATCCCGAAGAAATGCTGACGGCTCCACAGGCTACCCTCATGCAGTCGGTAGCCGAGGGTGTGTTTGCGCGAAACCTGGAATGGGGAATGATCATCATTGGAGGGCTGATTGCTGTTGCCATTATCATCCTGGATCAGATCCTAAAACGAAAAGGAACGGAATTCAGAACGCCGGTTCTGGCCGTAGCGGTTGGTATTTATCTGCCGGTAGAGTTATCGGTTCCTATTTTCTTAGGAGGAATGATAGCTTGGACAGCTGCCCGCTTTGTCAGAAATCGTGCTATTGAAAATGGGGAAAGCCCCGAAGAGGCAGAGACTACAGCAGAGCGTAAAGGCTTGTTGTTCTCATCAGGGTTGATAACAGGGGAGGCTTTGATTGGAATTATTCTGGCAATACCGTTTGCCTTGTTTGAAAGCACGGACGCCCTGCGCCTTATGCCGGAAGGTTTTGGCTGGTTAACGGATGTGTTAGGTGTGGGAGCGGCTGTATGCTTCATGATCTGGCTGTACAAAGTGGCCGTGAAGAAAGGAGAATAG